A single window of Candidatus Methanoperedens sp. DNA harbors:
- a CDS encoding tetratricopeptide repeat protein has protein sequence MELNQEQLSKLDELVTLITLSKDGAIAFVLCNEPVLRTELYNELEKRLEILNTKIINIQLDENSSDLVNEIREKVSSTKNKATIFVYGIEKSSKAVTSSGKSAFLTKLNIMREEFSNINQPVIIWSNEATLSKIAIEAPDFWSWRTTVFEFRMEKATQPFEKTERIVESELENLTVDELNERYKQYSELLEEYKNKNIVDDYKFADWYLKLGMIHYLRGEYDEALEKYKQSLEIDEKLGDQQGIAANLNNIAVILANKCEYDEALETYKQLMEIIEKFGDHEGLALALNNIALIHQTKGEYNEALEKYNQSMEIDKKLGDQRGIAQTLHNIAVIHQKKGEYDEALEKYRQSMEINKKLGNQRGIAQTLHNIATIHKIKGEYDEALEEYKQSMEIDKKLGDQRGIAQTLHMIAMIHQDKGEYNEAFEKYNQSTEVYKKIGDLHGLAYTFAQMGLLYSQMGKKEEAIESTQKALEIFEKIGLENEARKAKDQIKKMHL, from the coding sequence ATGGAACTTAATCAAGAACAACTAAGCAAATTGGATGAACTGGTTACCTTAATAACTCTTTCAAAAGATGGAGCTATTGCATTTGTACTTTGCAATGAGCCGGTTTTAAGGACAGAATTATACAATGAATTGGAAAAAAGGCTTGAAATCCTTAATACAAAAATAATCAACATTCAATTAGACGAAAATTCCAGCGATTTAGTAAATGAAATCAGGGAAAAAGTTTCATCAACGAAAAACAAAGCTACAATTTTTGTTTATGGCATTGAAAAATCTTCAAAAGCTGTTACTTCATCCGGTAAATCTGCATTTTTAACAAAACTGAATATAATGAGGGAGGAATTTTCCAACATTAACCAGCCTGTTATCATATGGTCAAATGAAGCAACATTAAGCAAAATCGCTATAGAGGCGCCGGATTTCTGGAGCTGGCGAACTACCGTTTTTGAGTTCAGGATGGAGAAAGCAACTCAACCTTTTGAAAAAACAGAAAGGATTGTTGAAAGTGAGCTTGAAAACCTGACAGTTGATGAATTAAATGAGCGATATAAGCAGTACTCAGAGCTACTGGAAGAATACAAAAATAAAAATATCGTTGATGATTATAAATTTGCAGATTGGTATTTGAAATTAGGTATGATTCATTATTTGAGGGGAGAATATGATGAGGCCCTTGAGAAGTACAAGCAGTCTTTGGAGATTGATGAAAAACTCGGCGACCAACAAGGCATAGCGGCTAATCTCAACAACATCGCAGTAATTCTTGCGAATAAATGTGAGTACGATGAAGCGCTTGAGACGTACAAACAGTTAATGGAGATAATCGAAAAATTCGGTGACCATGAAGGTTTAGCGCTGGCACTCAACAACATCGCATTGATTCACCAGACTAAAGGTGAATACAATGAGGCGCTTGAGAAATACAACCAGTCTATGGAGATTGATAAAAAACTCGGCGATCAGCGGGGGATAGCCCAAACACTCCACAACATTGCAGTAATTCACCAGAAAAAAGGGGAGTATGATGAGGCGCTTGAGAAATACAGACAGTCAATGGAGATTAATAAAAAACTCGGCAATCAGCGGGGCATAGCCCAAACACTCCACAACATCGCAACGATTCACAAGATTAAAGGTGAATACGATGAGGCGCTTGAGGAGTACAAACAGTCTATGGAGATTGATAAAAAACTCGGCGACCAGCGAGGTATAGCGCAAACACTCCACATGATTGCAATGATTCACCAAGATAAAGGTGAATACAATGAAGCTTTTGAGAAATACAACCAGTCGACAGAGGTATATAAAAAAATCGGCGACCTGCACGGTTTAGCCTATACCTTTGCGCAGATGGGTTTGCTTTATTCACAGATGGGCAAAAAAGAAGAAGCAATTGAATCAACACAAAAAGCTCTCGAAATATTTGAGAAAATCGGACTTGAAAATGAAGCCCGAAAAGCAAAAGATCAGATAAAGAAAATGCACCTGTAG